The genomic window CCACATTGAAAAAGAAACTAAAATCCCTTTTTTCCTTTCAATCTCGCCTATATGATGAAGGGCAAGTCCATATAGGAAAACTGACCATAGAGTAAAAAAACCAGCCTGTTCAAAGAAAACCCTAAAAAAATTCTTTTCAGGAAGAAACATAAAAAATAATGAAAAATCAAGATTTACATAGGGAGATTTCTTTAATATAGCTATAGGAAAAGCAATAATTGAACCAAGAAGACTGATTGCATATATATGGACCATAGAACTAAAGAAGGCTAAAAAATCTCCCTTCCCTTTTAATAGTATTGAAATAAAAAAGTATATAAATCCTATAATCAAAGTAGAAAAAACAAAACCAAATATAGCAGAAAT from candidate division WOR-3 bacterium includes these protein-coding regions:
- a CDS encoding YIP1 family protein, whose protein sequence is MELILKIFFNPDDALKNIKEKKPLAVPFIILIIFTLIISLLYIQFVILPNRETLLMEREIPEEALQKTLEFFNSPLFYVFTLISAIFGFVFSTLIIGFIYFFISILLKGKGDFLAFFSSMVHIYAISLLGSIIAFPIAILKKSPYVNLDFSLFFMFLPEKNFFRVFFEQAGFFTLWSVFLYGLALHHIGEIERKKGILVSFSMWFIYAVIATIIKVFFKT